The Daphnia carinata strain CSIRO-1 chromosome 9, CSIRO_AGI_Dcar_HiC_V3, whole genome shotgun sequence nucleotide sequence AATCGGAAGGATCGTCCACTTGGTTTTGCTTGGTCATATGAAAGAGGAAGAGAACAAACCATTTGACACAGATTGAGGGCGTATGATGTgctgaatttgaaaatgacCGTAAGATTAGCATTTTAAGACAATCAACTATTTCGAGATCGTGTCTAACAAAGACGCTTGCTGTCAAACTGCTTGCTGTATCGCTCGCCATGCGCAATATAATCTAAATTTGCAAGGATTTCCCGTCACGTCCCGATCTCACCCGCCCACATCCAACCGCTGTTTCCTTCTTTGTCGAAACCACTGTTTATTTTCGTTGTTGCCACAAAAAGCGACATGGAGTTTATCTTTTGGTTGGTGAGGCATGTGCATTTTGGTTTTGCTGTGTTGGCAAAGTCCTTGACGTTCTGCGTCGAACTAAATCAATTTTAACTTTAGGCAACTGCCTACTGATGGCACTGAAACGTATGTTAACGTCTTATACATTGAAATGCGTAATGTATTCATCGTCACTCTGGCAAATCGATTACAATTAACGGCCGAAGAAAGCGCTTTTCCAAGTTAAACCTGGAAGCCGGAGTAGTTGACATTTATAATTGTTGAATGTTAATTCATAGTTTGTATGCCCATAGCTCCGTGTAACATATTTATATGGAATATGTTCAGATGGCAGCTGTTCAGTTTTTGCTACACATCTTCATTCATCTTGCCTTTCATTTAtttgcgtttgtttttaaGTTCGCTGAGGAAAGACGGAATAGCGGATCACGTCCTCTTTACTTTGAGAATGCAAATTCGTGTTTACGTAAAACTTGTCATTCAAATGGGATTTCTCGTTCAACAGTTTGGCCAGCCCAAAAAGATCCGTTGGAGTGGCTCTGTCCTTCTCTTCATTGGACTTGACGTACGGAGCGTTCAAATTCAGATAGTTGGAACTGATTGATGATTCCATGTTACTGCAGATCGTCGCTTCTAATTGGCTGAATGTTGGCCGATCTTTCGGATCCGTTTTCCAGCAATTGCTTAAAATTTCACCAAAGAAATTAGGGGCGTTATACGGTTTCTCCATTCTGTATCCCTGTTGGATTGTTTTGATGAGCAAATGACCAGCTTCCATTCCTTGCTCAGGTAAAATCATTAGCCATAATCAACCACTTGTAATACAGTACAACATATTTTATAGGATAATTCGTTACCTGGATATGGAACTTTCCCCAAGGAAAAGAGCTCCCAGAGAAGCACCCCGTAGGACCAGACATCCGAATGGCTGGAAAAGATGCGATCCGTCAAGGATTCAATGGCCATCCATTTGACGGGCATCAATCCCTGTCGGTAAGAAACAAGGAACGCAATCTAATATTTTAGCgacatttaaaattaaatctTACTTGGCCTGTTTTCTCGTAATTGCCTTCGTAGTACATTTTCTTGGCCATACCGAAATCTGCCACCTTCACAACACCATCATCGGCCAGCAAAACATTGCGGGCAGCTAAATCGCCATGGAGAACCTTCACAGGTGATAACGAGCCTTAATGTCTATATCTCgatatgcaaatgaaacgCTCATACACCTTTCTGCTAGCCAAATAATCCATTCCTCTTGCTATTTGGTAGGACCAGGAGATCAAGTCACGTGTGGAAATGGGCCGATTTAGAGTGACATCTGGATCTTGCTTGTATTGCCAAAAGGATTCGGTTACCGATGCCTCCTCCAGGATTTCCAACGGAGACACTTCTTGAAGGTAAGCGATCATGGGGTTCGGCAAcacttttaaacattttcggCCAATAACaagagttttttctttctgctaGATTTACCTGGGCATTCGTAGTCGACGGAATTTCGTCCAGATGAGTTGCCCAGTGATTTAGTCATGTGGGAAACGAGATCGTTTTCTTCGCTCGACGTATTACCGAAACATTCGTCCCTAAGTGGCATTTGAAATTGGGACAAGTCAATCTTAACCATTGGTTGGCCTAATCTGCAACAAAGGGATACCTGAGCATGTAGTCGAATTCTTCTGCCTCGTTATTTGATCGCATATTCCCAAAGTCGTCTACCAAATTAATGAAGCTGCTCCGGTGATTGAGCAAGTACGATTGCAAATTGCCGAACCGGCAGTACTCGACAATGATCAAAAGCTCACCTTCACAAATCAAAAAGGGTAATTCAAAATATAGTTTTATTGTGTCCTATAATTAGTACCTTTCGATATTTTCTTAGTGCAGGCTCCTAATAAATTGACGACGTTCAGATGCGATCCCAAGTGGATGAGGATTTTTAATTCGCTGATGAGAGCTTGCATTGCGGCGATATTGGTTTGCGAACGCACCATTTTGACGGCCACGGTTTTGACAATTTCATCAGAGCCTTTGATCCCGACTGCCTCGGCCTTGACGACCCTTCCAAAACATCCAGCGCCCAGTTGGATTCCTACATGGGTGAGTTGCATATCATTACGTATTGTTTTATAGCGATATCCTTTGCCGCGAGTCAAAACAAACCGAGTGTGAGACGATTGCGGGGAAATTCCCATCGTTTATCGTAAGGTAAGAGTTCAGTTTGCTCATCCATAGgcaatttgttgttgatttctCGCACATTTCCTTCCAATAGTCTCTTTGCGCCCGTTATCGCTTTGCGTTTCTGTATAGGGAAAAGACGCATGTGATATTTTGAATCGTTGGGTCTCTTTTTAGTGACTCACCTTCTCAAAATAGAGTTTAACACTGATGCCGATTCCAAGTACCATGAAAATTGCCATACAAACGGAGAAGGCGATTGTGGCAATGCCCTCTGTCCTTCTTTCGTCCAAATGACCCAAACTAGACAGCAGATCGCGTCTTTCATCTACACATTTTGCACTTggcttttttagttttaaactATCTTCTATTAAGAGGGAGTTTTATCTTACCttttattcgaaaagaaatggTTTTAGTTACGGCGTCTTTGTCTCTATTAGCTTTGCATTGGAACGTGGTAAAGGTATTTCGCGTGATCGCAATCAGTTCCAATCGACTCTCGTAATAATTCAACTTGAATCCTCCAGTATTGCGCTGGTTACTGTAATCACGCGTTGTTATTTGAATGCCTGAAAGTTTTGATGTTTAAAGTAGATgattattgaatttttttttatgaattatTCAAACAGGTCGGACCTTTGGGTGAGCTTGCCTCGTTTATAACGTGTAATCGTCCAGTGTTGTTAATCTGATAGGCCCATTCCGGTGGGGCTGGGAATTTAACCTCGGGATAAATTGTACGGCAAATTAAAGTGACGTTGCTTCCTTCTAACGGGCCATCTGAATCGCCAATCCTTTCCAActccattccttttttttttcaaaatttatttttagttaGTTCATCAAAGCAGTTGTTTGAAAATACCTTTAACGCTAACGGTAAATTGTTTCTCGTTAGTGACGTTATCTTTGGTGCCAATGCATCGATAATTTCCAGTGTTGTTTATCATCACGTGTTTCAACGTCATTCCGCGTTCGTGTTCAAACAACCATTTCGAATTTTGTTCGATTAACGCATcctgtatgtttttttttaaattcaatttgaagAATATCAAAATCATAAAGgttaatttttagaaaaattatacGTCAAAGTTTGGCTCTTTGTTGAGTTGATCAACGTGAACGAGAGATACGGTGACATTAGGGTGGGTTGACTTGCAAGGAATTTGAACTTCCAGTTCACCTTGGTGGAAAAAGAACAGGTAGTAATTCGGGTAGTAGCTCTTGTCGGTGATTGTGACGAGATTCTTTCCATCTAAAATAAACGTGCGCATTCATTAGAAATTTCTATAATTTTTACGATATATAACGGACCGAAAATGTAAACGTATTGTTTTAATTCCACGTCGCCGTAGTGGAATCGGAAGTAGCCCGTGTCTTGGTGCGTGACGTTATGCAGTGTCATCGAAGATGTCACGTGAGTTCCGTTCGTATCCAACGTTTCTTGAAAACGCTCCTCTACTTTTGTCAGCTGCAAATGAAGAATCGATCAAAACATTCACAAAGGGGAAAGAGAGCGCTAATTGCTAGATAGACGTACCTGTGGATGTTTGGTGAGAAAATCGGGCAATTCCCATTTCCATGGGAGTACCGTGTGGTTAGCATCCATCTCATTTTCATACACGTAGCTACTCGTTATCGTGAGCGTTGTATTCGGTTCAACTACGCGATATTTCTGATCGGGAATCATCAGCCAAACACGTCCGTTATCTTCAACTGCATTGACTTCTCCGCTGGAAATGAGgaagaaacacaagaaaagaagctcCAATTGCGATGTAACTGACGGCCTTTCGAAGCCGTAGGCAACAAACAGTTGTAAAAACATGGACAATGTTGTGATGGACAGTTGAACGAAGGGAAGACACAAGTGTACGAGCTTGTACTTTCACGTGTTTTCGTGTAAGCGTTTCTGTAACGAGTGCAGAGCCAGATGTTTGCGAGGGATGTAAGAGCCGAACGGCTTTTCGGTCCCGAGTCAGTTTGGCTCTATTCATATTGCCGGTTGCGCGTAGACACATCACGCGCTGCTCACGCCTGTTGCTACGACGAGCTCATTACATTTGAATCCCCCTTCCAATTTGTCTGAGGCCCTATTGGGCCACTTAGTTGCCTCGAAATGAACACTTGGGACACGTCACCACCCAAAGCGGCTCATTGATTGATCTGTTGATCAATTTCTAATCGACAGTTGCATCGACAGTTGCATCGTTAACGTACTAGCAAGCCggaaaatgcaattttcatGGCCGGACAAGTCTCATGTGTTTTATGGTGCCATTGTAAAAAAGCGTGTCACCATAAACAGCGATTCTGCGGACAATGACGTTGGAAGTTGTTCGCCTCTCCCCCGCGTGCAGTTTTGATAATTTGACATGCACGCATATCTTTTTTTACCTTGGTTTCTTCTCGCGATAATACAATCTTGTTTACTGTGTCAAGGTGATTGCATCTGCACACTAGCGTTGGCtcttttgtactttttttttccctatagAGCAAACCAATCAATAGCGACCTACTTTCTGGAGGATTTAATCAACCGGGAAAGTGTTTCTATGTTGCCTTTCtagtcctttttttattgcattttcATTCGAATAACAGCTGGTTATGACGAGCAAATTTGAATATCGAATCGTGAGTGGCTGCTCGACTTGGCACGAGACCCACTGTTCCTGTATTGTTTGTCAATCTTATTGTAGCTGCACTGTATTGAAATTGGTTAACAATTGCCTCAATCAACAATTCTTTGTTTGCTGTTGCAGCTAAACGCTAATTAGATTTGCGTCGAAAATTGATTGCACGCAAACATTGATTAGAAACCATAAAGCGTTTCTGCAACGGCGGTGTGGAATAGATTTAAATCTCTCCTTTAAAGGTCGTTCACTTACTTTGCCCTTCATAGTAAAGAAGGGACAGAATAAGTAATCCACGTGTATGTTTTTCACGCCCCAACCTTTTCcccattttcttattttttttttttttttgctattggTTCCATTTCTCGTTTCCTTCGTTTACGTTtcctatttcttctttcattttgtccTTCGGCTTTTAAAGACGCTAAAAGCAGACCCTTCCTCACAACTGTTGTATAACAAATTTGAATATGTTTTTCGCAAAGGTTTGCAGTTTCCGGAAGCTACATTTGACATTTGATTACCGGAACTCCTTTTTAATAAGGGTTTAAAACCGATCTGTGCTGCGCTTTGCCATCAGTGCAGCAGAGTAGTTCCCAGAGCTATGTCTGATGTGCCTAGTGTTAACTCAGGTGAATGTGTAATTTAAGCTATATTTTAATTGCTACCATTTTAACTAGTTCAATGCTACTGTCTGTGTGCAGATGATAGGGAATGTTTATGTGCTTCTTTGGGATCAGCTGAAGTGATGCACAGATGGGCATGTGTACATCCTCCTGATCAGCTGAATGTAATGAAAACTGGAACTTGTCTCGTCGGCCACAATGGTTAGTTTAATTGGTATTTATTCTGACGCGTATGTGTTTCCTGTAATTGAATTTtcgttgtgtgtgttgtacCCAACTTCGattttctctccattttccaGTCACAAGTATTATCGAAATAACGTAGTGCTCTAGGGTAACAGGACCATCAAATAACTGTTTGCGTTTGCTGCTATTCATAGAACACGTAGAAATAGAAAAGTAGGCAATAGGATGGTACATGCgctttttaaaagagaaaaccgcACAAGAATGCATTCTGCTCTTTTACTTTCATACATCATAATGCTAGGGCTTGATACGATTCATCGATATTCTCCGTACTGTTGTTAggtttttgccttttcttttacgtcaCCCTCCAATATtgcaattcttctttttttctgtcttttgctTATGGTGGTTAAACGAGCGCAACTGAGCAAAGAAGGCCTTCGCTTAGCCCCCCGAACATAAATTTAGGTGCATCTTAATGGCCATAATAGGCACATACAGTAGCTATTG carries:
- the LOC130688533 gene encoding vascular endothelial growth factor receptor 1-like; the encoded protein is MFLQLFVAYGFERPSVTSQLELLFLCFFLISSGEVNAVEDNGRVWLMIPDQKYRVVEPNTTLTITSSYVYENEMDANHTVLPWKWELPDFLTKHPQLTKVEERFQETLDTNGTHVTSSMTLHNVTHQDTGYFRFHYGDVELKQYVYIFDGKNLVTITDKSYYPNYYLFFFHQGELEVQIPCKSTHPNVTVSLVHVDQLNKEPNFDDALIEQNSKWLFEHERGMTLKHVMINNTGNYRCIGTKDNVTNEKQFTVSVKGMELERIGDSDGPLEGSNVTLICRTIYPEVKFPAPPEWAYQINNTGRLHVINEASSPKGIQITTRDYSNQRNTGGFKLNYYESRLELIAITRNTFTTFQCKANRDKDAVTKTISFRIKDERRDLLSSLGHLDERRTEGIATIAFSVCMAIFMVLGIGISVKLYFEKKRKAITGAKRLLEGNVREINNKLPMDEQTELLPYDKRWEFPRNRLTLGIQLGAGCFGRVVKAEAVGIKGSDEIVKTVAVKMVRSQTNIAAMQALISELKILIHLGSHLNVVNLLGACTKKISKGELLIIVEYCRFGNLQSYLLNHRSSFINLVDDFGNMRSNNEAEEFDYMLRDECFGNTSSEENDLVSHMTKSLGNSSGRNSVDYECPEVSPLEILEEASVTESFWQYKQDPDVTLNRPISTRDLISWSYQIARGMDYLASRKVLHGDLAARNVLLADDGVVKVADFGMAKKMYYEGNYEKTGQGLMPVKWMAIESLTDRIFSSHSDVWSYGVLLWELFSLGKVPYPGMEAGHLLIKTIQQGYRMEKPYNAPNFFGEILSNCWKTDPKDRPTFSQLEATICSNMESSISSNYLNLNAPYVKSNEEKDRATPTDLFGLAKLLNEKSHLNDKFYVNTNLHSQSKEDVIRYSVFPQRT